Genomic segment of Panicum virgatum strain AP13 chromosome 2K, P.virgatum_v5, whole genome shotgun sequence:
AGaggaggatttttttttgccgtgtgctaaaaaaagcacacggcaatgctttgccgtgtgccgtgtGTTTGTCGTGTGTTTATATGTAGACACTTGGCAAAGTTAGATTGCACATGACAAACTCATTTGGCACACAGCAAATGTACGGTTTCCCCGTAGTGGGCGACATTCAGTAGTGGCTGTTTGGTCGATGGTAGAAATAGGATCACAACTAGCTACCAGGAAGAACAAAGCAGTTTCTATCATACTATGGTCAGTTCTTCATGCCTGTTTAACCGAGAGAGAAGAACACAGAACGAAGCGGGCTTCCACTAGAAAGATGACTGGAACCGAAAGAAAATCAGTTGCGCCACATAGAACGACAGGACAGTAACATGCTACATGCTCCAACAGAACATCTGGATCTACATTATTCCAGGCCATTCCATGTTCAGATACCTGCGCACGCTCTTGCAAAGCATCCTACCATGCACCTCCAGACCGGCCTCGTCATGGCTGTCGAGCCCGTACCAAGGATCATAATAATCAGCATAGTCATCAAGGTCCAAGTAGTTCCATCGTTTAGGGTTTTTCCTGTGACGACGACGCCATATTGGACTCGCTGGCTCAAAGTCCTCGCATTCATCATCCGAGTTAGGTGTGTATAGCTTCTTTGTCTTGATCCTGGCACACTTAGCGCGTATGGCGTCGTCATCAAGGTCGATAAGGTAGCATCTGCGTAGGTCAAGGGACTCCAGGTGCGTGCAGTTATCGACGATAGCCGCTAGTCCTGTGTTGGTGAGGTGGTTACGGAAGAGCTGCAGGGAGCACAGCTCGTGCATCATGGCAATCCCCATGGCTTCCCTGTTGTGCTCGTCAGTGTCACTCCAACAAGGACGGTGATGTCTCAGGTGCTTCAGCCGTGGGCAAGCCCGGGCGACAACCCCTAACAGCCCCCTGTCACGGAGGTTCCAGCAATCTGAAAGTTGGAGCTCCTCGAGCAGAGGGAACATCTGTATGGCCTCCGTGAACCCTTCACTCGTGATTCCATCGCACGTGATGAGGATCAGGCTCTTCAGCAATGGCGCCCTGCGAACACAGATAAGATAATAAATCCTATTCCTTGGCGGATCAAATAAATACCTAACTAATCAAAGAATCCAATAAATAGGAGATCCTCACTGATGTgcgaggaggtggaggaagCCATCGTTGTAGCCGGCACACTCTCCCCAGAACGCGCGGCACTGCCCCCGGCTGCGAAGCACGGCGACCGCGGCCATCTCGTCGAGGTCGGCCAGGCCCCGGTAGGCGAGGTCTGCGTGGCCGCGCATGTCAATGCGGCGCCAGAGCTCGGGCTCGTCACTCGCGGCGAGGCGCCAGGCACGGCACACCTTGTCGGGGCCCATCATGATCTGGACTTGGTCGTCGAGCCTGTGGAAGATGCTCAggataagagcaactccaagaacTTAGCAAAATTCCACTCTCTATATTCACATTTAGCTATTCATTTGAGTAAGATTTCTTCTTCAAATTTCGGCACAATCCAACAAACTCTCCAAATCTCCTCTCCGTATTCTGTATTCATCCTAGCG
This window contains:
- the LOC120672440 gene encoding putative F-box/LRR-repeat protein 23, whose product is MMGPDKVCRAWRLAASDEPELWRRIDMRGHADLAYRGLADLDEMAAVAVLRSRGQCRAFWGECAGYNDGFLHLLAHQAPLLKSLILITCDGITSEGFTEAIQMFPLLEELQLSDCWNLRDRGLLGVVARACPRLKHLRHHRPCWSDTDEHNREAMGIAMMHELCSLQLFRNHLTNTGLAAIVDNCTHLESLDLRRCYLIDLDDDAIRAKCARIKTKKLYTPNSDDECEDFEPASPIWRRRHRKNPKRWNYLDLDDYADYYDPWYGLDSHDEAGLEVHGRMLCKSVRRYLNMEWPGIM